CCTCGGAGGTCCGCATCGACACGCATTATCTTCTATCGGTGCGTGCTCGACGCGTCCGGACCGGGGTCGCCATCACGCGGGCCGTGGTCCGGACGGTGGCCCAACGCGGGGTCAGGGGACTCGTCTCGGAGCTCGCGCTGCGCCTCGAAGGGCGGCTCGTCCACGGGCTGCCTCTCTCGAGCCCGTCGTCGCTCCTGACCCTCAACCGCGAGTACATGAGGCGGACCCAGGCCCGCACCGCTGTGCCCCCGCTGGTCGTCTCCGAGACGGTCCCCATCAGCGTCGTGATGCCGGTCCACGCCACTCCCCCGGACCTGCTTCGCAGAGCGATCCGCTCGGTCCAGGCCCAGAGCTACGGGCGCTGGGAGCTGTGCGTCACCGATGACGGGACACCCGGCGACGAGGTCAGGAGCGTGCTCGAGCAACACGCCTCCGAGGACCCCAGGGTGCAGCCGGTCTTCCTCCCCCGCAACCAGGGGATCTCGGCCGCGACGAACGAAGCGCTGGCGCGTGCGGAGGGCGCGTTCGTGGCTTTCCTCGACCATGACGACGAACTCGCCCCGGACGCGCTGGCCCGTGTAGCCCGTGCCGTCGCGGACGAGCCGGATGTCGATGTCCTCTACAGCGACGAGGACAAGCTCTCTGAGCGCGGGCTGAACGTGGACCCCTTCCTCAAGCCCGGCTGGTCCCCACACCTCCTAAGGTCGATGAACTACCTCACCCACCTCAACGTCATCCGGACCGGACTCGTCCGCGAGGTCGGGGGGTGTCGCAGCCGGTTCGACGGGAGCCAGGATTACGACCTGTTCCTGCGCTGTACCGAGCGGGCTCGCCGCGTGGTCCACCTCCCGCAAGTGCTCTACCACTGGCGAAAGGTGCCCACCTCCGCGGCGGCTTCGACCGGCGCGAAGCCGTACGCGTACGAGGCGGCCCGGGGGGCTCTCGAGGACGCCATGCGGAGGCGGGGAGAGGAAGGCGGCGTAACCGCGGAGCTCCCCGGTCTGTACCGCACCCGCTACACCGTTCCCCCCCACGGATCGGTGGTGCTCTGGGGGCAAGGGGAGGCGGACCCGGCGCGCACGAGGTCGCTGGTTGCGCCGCGCAGCGGCTTCCTGGTCGACCCGGCCGCGCAGTACATCATGTTCCTTGGTCCACAGGTCGCCACGATCTCGGAGGGGTGTGTCGAGGCACTCGTCGAGCACGCGCAGCGCTCTGGGGTCGGGGTGGTGGGTGGCGTCGAGGTGGATCGGCGCGGGGTCGCGATCTCGTCTGGACTGTTCGTGGGGCGAGGGTCGGTGCGCCCCGCGTTCGCAGGATGGGACATGCGCCTGCCCCTCTACTTCGGGATGGCGCGGGCGGTCCGAGACGCGTCCGCGGTCTCCTCGTCCATAGCGCTCGTGCGCCGTGACGTGTTCGAGGACCTCGCTCGGACCGACGAGAGGTCGCATGCGCTCCTGGTCGCGGATCTCTGCCTCCGGGCCCGCGGAGCCGGGTTGGCCGTAGTGGTGACCCCGTACGCTAGGGCGTTGTCTGCGGCGCCGCTCCGTCACTCATGGGACGAGGCGGACGTGCGCAGACTCAGAGCGAGATGGCCCGACGAGGTCGCAGGGGAGGATCCATTCCTGAGCCCGAGCCTGGAGATCACCGCGAAGGGGCCGCAGCTGCGTCCGGACGAGCCCGCACGCCCTTGACAGAGAGCGACCACCCCTACGACGAGTGGTACTACCGGACGGGCTGCGGGCCCGTCGAGTACGCCCGCGCCGAGCCATGGCTCTCGTTCTTCGCGCGCGTCGCCGACCGCATCGTCTCAGACATCGGCCCGCGTACGGTCCTCGACGTCGGCTGCGCCATGGGGATGCTCGTCGAGGCCCTCCGCGACCGCGGGGTGGACGCCTTCGGGATCGACGTCTCAGAACATGCCCACGCGCAGATTCGAGATGACGTCAAGGAGTTCTGCCGGGTCGGGTCGATAACTGACGGGCTGGACCGCAGGTATGACCTGATCGTCTGCATCGAGACCCTCGAGCACCTGACCTCCCCGGAAGCGGCCCGAGCCGTCGAGGTCATCGCGTCGTCCACCGACGACCTCCTCTTCTCGTCGACGAGCGACGACTTCCGTGAACCGACACATGTGAACGTGCGTACGAGCGGACACTGGGCGGAGCAGCTGGGGCGCCACGGGATGTTCAGGGACGTCCGGTTCGACGCTTCCTTCGTCGCTCCCCATGCGGTCAGGTTCCGCAGGACCGCCGACCCCATCCACCGCATCGTGGCCGAGTACGAGGACGCGCTGGCGCGCCTCACCTCGGAGGCCAACTCGCTGAGAACGGCCCTGGTCGAGACCCGCCGAGAGGTAGAGGGCGCGGCGGTTCACAACGAAGAGCTCCGTGCTCGTCTCGAGGAACGGTTCGTGTGGACCCTGGTCCGTCGCATCCGCAGCCTCCGCCGGAGGTGACCGTGGCGCGGGTCTGCGTGGTGATCCCCAACCACAACGGCGGACATCTGCTCCGTGAGTGCCTCGACGCGCTGGACGACCAGACGTTCACCGACTTCGAGGTCCTCGTGGTGGACAAC
The window above is part of the Actinomycetota bacterium genome. Proteins encoded here:
- a CDS encoding glycosyltransferase, which codes for MRARRVRTGVAITRAVVRTVAQRGVRGLVSELALRLEGRLVHGLPLSSPSSLLTLNREYMRRTQARTAVPPLVVSETVPISVVMPVHATPPDLLRRAIRSVQAQSYGRWELCVTDDGTPGDEVRSVLEQHASEDPRVQPVFLPRNQGISAATNEALARAEGAFVAFLDHDDELAPDALARVARAVADEPDVDVLYSDEDKLSERGLNVDPFLKPGWSPHLLRSMNYLTHLNVIRTGLVREVGGCRSRFDGSQDYDLFLRCTERARRVVHLPQVLYHWRKVPTSAAASTGAKPYAYEAARGALEDAMRRRGEEGGVTAELPGLYRTRYTVPPHGSVVLWGQGEADPARTRSLVAPRSGFLVDPAAQYIMFLGPQVATISEGCVEALVEHAQRSGVGVVGGVEVDRRGVAISSGLFVGRGSVRPAFAGWDMRLPLYFGMARAVRDASAVSSSIALVRRDVFEDLARTDERSHALLVADLCLRARGAGLAVVVTPYARALSAAPLRHSWDEADVRRLRARWPDEVAGEDPFLSPSLEITAKGPQLRPDEPARP
- a CDS encoding methyltransferase domain-containing protein translates to MTESDHPYDEWYYRTGCGPVEYARAEPWLSFFARVADRIVSDIGPRTVLDVGCAMGMLVEALRDRGVDAFGIDVSEHAHAQIRDDVKEFCRVGSITDGLDRRYDLIVCIETLEHLTSPEAARAVEVIASSTDDLLFSSTSDDFREPTHVNVRTSGHWAEQLGRHGMFRDVRFDASFVAPHAVRFRRTADPIHRIVAEYEDALARLTSEANSLRTALVETRREVEGAAVHNEELRARLEERFVWTLVRRIRSLRRR